The segment GTAATTGTATGTTGTCAAATCAGCAGTGCTCATCCCGTCTGATATTTTTGTGATAGAGGGAATCATTGACGCTGCAGCTGAAGGCGTTGGGCTAAAGGCACTACCCAGCAGAACTACTgcattaatgctgcctgacctgctgagttactccagcattttgtgaataaataccttcgatttgtaccagcatctgcagttattttcttatactgcattaATCTGATATCTGGAATGATTGATCTCCAACAAACACGCATTCCATTTGTGCAAAGTGTGATTCAAAACACCAAAGTGTTTTCAATTTGCCAATTGCTTTCAATTTTACCGGGATCCTTTGGTACCAAATTCGACTAAAATGATAGTCACTCTTACCTCGTCTTTGTAATTCAGCGGTTTGTTCCGAGTGCAGACCAAAGCTGCGACAACATCTGACGGAGGGGTCCTGTTAAATTAGACGCCATTGAATAGATGCTGCTTGATAGCGTGTGAATTCACTTCCATAGCAAAGGGAATTCACTTGTGGAAGTCACTTCCAAATTATTTTGCCCCCAGTACTCTAGCTTTCAGTACCCATATAGGCTCTCAACTCTATTGACTACTTTGTgtgggaaaataattgcagatgctggtacaaatcgaaggtatcacaaaatgctggagtaactcaggaggtcaggcagcatctaggagagaaggaatgggtgacgtttcgggtcgtgacccttcttcattccttctctcctatatgctgcctgacctgctgagttactccagcattttgtgatacctattatCTACTTTGTTGAGACTCAATTTACTGCAAGGTTATATGCAAATAAGAAGTTGAATAGGATTAATGCAATAGCTTTGTAAGGGCTGAATACTCtgcaataataaacaaacatcGTATCACTTGGTTAAGATCAAATTAAACTCAACATAAAAAATACAGTGCTGaactaactcaatgggtcaggcagcatctctggaaaaactatcgacattttggattgggaaccTTCAGATTTATTACAGTGGGGGTACAATGCCTACCAAGTGATGGGTGAGGGATTTGAGTGGTAAATggtttgacaaaggccagaggtgaaaagacaaaacgtgtgagataaggatagaagaggtgagaaGTGTGAAGCTCGATGAAAAAAATATAGGAGGAAGAATATAAGAGGAAGGAATTTCAGACTGTCGTTCCACAGACAATTTTCCCCTAAGTTTGCAGGCAGTTAATTGAGCCGATACATAATACTTTCCAATAAATTATTCTACTCTTAGTTATAGCACCTCTACATTTTGCATCGAAAGGTGATGGTTTTTAGCCCCATGTCAGAAACATAAGTTTAAAATCAAGGTTAATTTCTTGCTTTGCTTTTCAAATGAAACCCCACTTGTGCTTTCAGGAGGACTTGTATGAATCTATAATCTTTTCAAAGAGCATAGGAGTAGTCCTTGATGGTATTCATCCTGCACCAACAGCACTGTAAATTATTTTAAGGGATCTTATTGTATGGAAATATGCTGCTGAATTATGTTGCAACAAGAGCTACACACCTTGGGTAGTATAGGTTTTGGGCTTTCTTAAATCGCAAAAAGCATTTAAGAAAGATGTGAAtcaaggattctgacccaaaacatcgcctgtccattccctccatagatgctgcctgacacactgagttcctccagcactttgtgttttgacatTGTGAATCTCCTTCATTCTTTCTCATTATTTGCATTTACTTTAAGGTTGGATCTCTATTTTACTTAAATTAATTTGGCAGATACAATTGGATTTAACAAAAGATTTTATTTAGGCATTAAAAAACAAGTTATTCAAAGATCCACAGCCCAATTCACATGAAACAGTGCGGATCATTCTGATGCACCATGTGAACCACCTCATTAACATCTGTACATGCATGTAAGCTTCAAAAGGCATTGTTCTAGATACAGATGCGAAAGATAGTCACTCATTTTTTGGTACATGCTGCAGTTTGAAATTTTCTGAATTATGTGGTGCTTCACATTGCTGACATAACATCAAATCACATCTTGTGTGCAAATCCATTGGCCAAACTACTATATTCTTTATTTTATACAGATATTTGACAAACTGAGGCCAAAGGGAACATGCTGTAAAACTATGTTATTATGCTTCTTCCTTGCTTTTGCCTGCCCCACTGTCAGCTATTCAAATCGTTTCTCCCTAATATCCAGTCCATGGTCTCCTGCATATCCAATGTGTTAAATTAAAGCTGAAGAGTAGTGTTCTTACCACTGAACATCATGGATTCATTCCCACTGCAGAGACTCCAGTTTAAAATATATCTGAGTACTTTTAACACTTGAGTTTGAAAGTAAAGGAATATTGCATTATCTGTTTCATTGCACCAAattttctctctagagatgctgcttgacatgctgagtAGTGACAACAATTTATGTTTTTAACATAAAGTTTTAAATGCTTTTTTCCACAAGGTTCTGGCTCTTGGACTTTAACAAACCATTATTTGAACTTTCATTTGACCTTGGGCATTCTTAGATTGTTACGTGAAGTTCaactaaatatattttaattgcatAAAATCATTGTTTTAGTAAATATGCTGTAAAAAATTATTAGCCTGCATTTCTTAGGAAAACAAGATACCATAGGATAACATGTAGCCACCATTAAAAAGATAGAGCTTCCTATCGACTGGGTTGTAATGAAGGCTTGCCACATTTGGAGAGAATTTGATAAGGCGGATATTGAGATttttagcttcttgattagtgacGGTGTCAAATATATAAAATATCTCCTCCTCATTTATGCTAACAAATCGCGTGGCATAAAGTACCCCACAAACCATAAAGGCATTGGTTGTTGCTTTCTTGAAGAGCTTCGTTTTCCAGGTCTGTAATACAGCCAAATTATTGCTGTTTATTTTACTCAGTACAATATTACCGTAATTCTCTTCAGTGGCATAAATAACCCAGATTCCATTTTCGTCCACTGAGAAATCTATATCTGTGTAATCATAACAATCATAGTAACAGTAAGGGAATTTGTTTGAATGACCAGCATTGGGTAGGTTCACATGAATTATATCCTTTGTGTTTAAATTAAATTTGCACATTTCTCCAGACTTATAACAGTTATAATACAAAGAACCATTATAAAGCACAGCACCAGGGCCCTGGATCGCATTGGGTGTGGTGTACGATGCTGTCACTATAAAATCTACGTGATCGTTTGACATGAGAAAGGTTTTGTAAGAAGAGTAAGTTCGTATTGAACTTCCATAGATATTAGAAGACATTAGTGCCACAACCCAGTATAATTCCGGGCTTCCGGGCATTGAATCCATGCCCCAGGCTCCGTAAGCGTATGACGAACCATAGGGGTTGAGTTGTGCTATTAAAGGCTTAGTGACGTTACGTAACATTCCTCCGGAACAATTTCCTGTAAGAAAGATAATTATTCATACTtcattttttcaaaattatttggaAAATGTTTTCTTTAATCACTTAACAAAGAAAATAAGCCCATCTTCTTGACCTACTAATTTCACCATATGTCTATCATTCCAATTAAACCCATCGATTTCCTTAACCTAAATATCCTTTACATCATTCTTATTAATCACTGCCTATGCCCTTTTAATTAGACTTACTTGCAGTCATTAGACTTACCTTGCAATCATAGTATTTCCCCAGATTCAAACCCACATCATCTCCCTTATCATTCACAAGTGGTTCCTTCCCCTTCCCATCAGCAGCAACTCGTGGTCTGTTTCATTTTATTAGATTCAGTACCATCTATTTCTGTTGCCGCATATGTAAATGTATGACATATATGTAATGTGTGCATACATGCACACAGCACAGAGCAGCTGAATTAATCATGTGCTAGCAGCTCTATGCATTCCAGATTACCTGGTTCAGAAATAAATCACCTTGGGTGTGTTAGTAAGTGAATGTGATAAATGTAATCTCACCAATCTTCACATTGCCATAGACAGAAAAGCTCTCCAGTCGGTTCTTTATTTTCTTCAAGCGGTCTTTCATGTTCAGTAAGTTATGTTTGTCATACTGCTGCAAGGTTAGCACACTGACATAGGAATTGTTCAGCTAGATCAAAAATTACATCAATTAGACTGCATTCATTATAAAGGGTAAAAGGCAGTTTGCATACTAGTAATGGACTTACTGTTAATGGACTCACTGTTCATAATGTATTGTTAATTTATTATTAGGAGTTATGAGTAGTTCTACTTAGTGTGTTAAAATGCTTATTATCAGAGTTATTAACCTGTCCATTTATTATTAGTATTAATGAATGAACTATTTATACGTgataatcatacagtgtggaaacagacgcttcagcccaacttgcccaagccgattTTAGTGTGATGAACAAATTATTATTAGGGTTAATGAATTGTATGATTACATGAGGGATGGTGAATAGAGTTATTATTAATGCCATATTTAGAAGTAGTAAACAGTCACCTTATTCCTTGGGTTAATTGCCAGTTTATTCATAATGAGCAGGTAATTCATTATTAGTGATGATGGATGGGCTGTTAATTATTCTGGATAGCGAATTGTCTGTTTTATTAATGAGTGCAATAAACAGCATTTATTATTAATGAAGTGCATGTCCTATTATGTGGAATGTACTGGATGTTGTCTGCCTGTTTATTATTAGGAATAATAAGTTGTTCATATTTTCTTGGGGTTAATTGACATTTTATTTGTGATTAGAGATGATGTGTAAGGCGTTTGGGATAATAAGCAGCTTGTTTATTATTTGACTATTGGAATTATTATTTTCAGATGCTTTATTATTTATGACAATAAGCATGCTCTATTATTAGGGATATTAACTGCTCTGTTTATTAGGAAAGCTGATAGTTCACCATTTTGTTTCATGGATTGAAGAAAAGCCTGGTGTTTTTTTAATTAGAGGTAACGGTTCATCTGATGTCCCAGGCTTACCAATGAAATGCGAGGTGTTCAAAGTGTGAATAGTTGAATGAACAAAGTGTGGTCTGGAACACACCCTGATACTTAAAtactgattcgatcctgaccaggcattctgtatggagtttgtacattctccccaagaCCTACGTGGGTTATGTCCAggagcactggtttcctcccacactccaaagacatacaggtttgtaggctaattggcttgataaaattgtaaattgttgctagtgggtgaaagatcgtgttagtgtgcggggatcggcaccgacttggtgggccgaagggcctgtttctgtgctgtatctctaaaactaaaaactaaatctcCAGTCTCTTGTTTCTCCTCACTTCTTGCATCTAAACAGCACCTTGCATTGATCACAGGCAGAAAATGTGGCAatttcaaatatataaataaatctaaTTAATCTCACCTCAGAGGAGATTGTTTGAAGTGCCTTCGTATTTGGTAAGGGAACATTCTGCACCTTTGCAATCTCTGACTGGAGTCGTTTCAGGTCCCAACGAAGCGGCCAGAAGTTAAGAGGATGGTACAGCTTCTGCTTCTGCATTGCCTCAAACTGTTTAAGTCGAGCAGTCTCATTCTGCATTTCTTCAAGGAACATTTGGATCTTGGATTCAATCGCTGTTATCTTGAAATTGACAGCACAGGTTAAAGAAAGTAGCAGAACGCACAAGGAAAATCCCAGTTGTCAGGTTTTTGGGAAGGCATGTGAAGAGAGATGGATTGAAAATACAATGCCTCTTGTCATTGGCAAGTCTCATATCGGAAATCTCAAAATGCAAGGAAGTGTCTCAGAAAGAATAAAATGTTCTGTGAGGCAGAGTTCATTTAGATAATATGCCAGGGTTCAACCGTTTGGTTTAGACGTAACTGAAgaggttatttattcacaaaatgctggagtaactcagcaggtcaggcagcatctcaggagagaaggaatgggtggcgtttcaggtcgagacccttcttcagactgatgtcaggggggcgggacaaaggaaggatataggtggagacaggaagatagagggagaactgggaagggggaggggaagagagggacagaggaactatctaaagctgaAGAGGTTAAGTAAGTTGACAATCAAtagaaagaaaatgaaaattaTAAAACCAATCGAATGATAAATAGAGCGTTACGTCAGATACACTTAGTATATCTATCTAATGATTGATGAGCCACCCAAAAAGCCAGTCAGACACCATTGAAAGGAGGCCTTTATTCCTCATGCTTCCAGAGCCTCCTGGCCCTCCTTTTGGGTCTCACTGACATGG is part of the Rhinoraja longicauda isolate Sanriku21f chromosome 6, sRhiLon1.1, whole genome shotgun sequence genome and harbors:
- the LOC144594808 gene encoding olfactomedin-4-like isoform X2: MITAIESKIQMFLEEMQNETARLKQFEAMQKQKLYHPLNFWPLRWDLKRLQSEIAKVQNVPLPNTKALQTISSELNNSYVSVLTLQQYDKHNLLNMKDRLKKIKNRLESFSVYGNVKIGNCSGGMLRNVTKPLIAQLNPYGSSYAYGAWGMDSMPGSPELYWVVALMSSNIYGSSIRTYSSYKTFLMSNDHVDFIVTASYTTPNAIQGPGAVLYNGSLYYNCYKSGEMCKFNLNTKDIIHVNLPNAGHSNKFPYCYYDCYDYTDIDFSVDENGIWVIYATEENYGNIVLSKINSNNLAVLQTWKTKLFKKATTNAFMVCGVLYATRFVSINEEEIFYIFDTVTNQEAKNLNIRLIKFSPNVASLHYNPVDRKLYLFNGGYMLSYGILFS
- the LOC144594808 gene encoding olfactomedin-4-like isoform X3, yielding MFLEEMQNETARLKQFEAMQKQKLYHPLNFWPLRWDLKRLQSEIAKVQNVPLPNTKALQTISSELNNSYVSVLTLQQYDKHNLLNMKDRLKKIKNRLESFSVYGNVKIGNCSGGMLRNVTKPLIAQLNPYGSSYAYGAWGMDSMPGSPELYWVVALMSSNIYGSSIRTYSSYKTFLMSNDHVDFIVTASYTTPNAIQGPGAVLYNGSLYYNCYKSGEMCKFNLNTKDIIHVNLPNAGHSNKFPYCYYDCYDYTDIDFSVDENGIWVIYATEENYGNIVLSKINSNNLAVLQTWKTKLFKKATTNAFMVCGVLYATRFVSINEEEIFYIFDTVTNQEAKNLNIRLIKFSPNVASLHYNPVDRKLYLFNGGYMLSYGILFS
- the LOC144594808 gene encoding olfactomedin-4-like isoform X1 — encoded protein: MTVMYQVIAALLVPIVASSSSETEHQKQRFHGVQKNGNQCVCTVHFAEWEFPIERFKELQDLAQNCSGSLKERLSEITAIESKIQMFLEEMQNETARLKQFEAMQKQKLYHPLNFWPLRWDLKRLQSEIAKVQNVPLPNTKALQTISSELNNSYVSVLTLQQYDKHNLLNMKDRLKKIKNRLESFSVYGNVKIGNCSGGMLRNVTKPLIAQLNPYGSSYAYGAWGMDSMPGSPELYWVVALMSSNIYGSSIRTYSSYKTFLMSNDHVDFIVTASYTTPNAIQGPGAVLYNGSLYYNCYKSGEMCKFNLNTKDIIHVNLPNAGHSNKFPYCYYDCYDYTDIDFSVDENGIWVIYATEENYGNIVLSKINSNNLAVLQTWKTKLFKKATTNAFMVCGVLYATRFVSINEEEIFYIFDTVTNQEAKNLNIRLIKFSPNVASLHYNPVDRKLYLFNGGYMLSYGILFS